The following proteins are encoded in a genomic region of Zea mays cultivar B73 chromosome 9, Zm-B73-REFERENCE-NAM-5.0, whole genome shotgun sequence:
- the LOC100279412 gene encoding Protein EARLY RESPONSIVE TO DEHYDRATION 15: MSAVAVSSSLNPNAPLFIPAALLQVEDFSPQWWDLITTTAWFRDHWSREHAHLDEIAEQLELVALLAYDEDEDLFYGEQAPAAAALKTDSVLKALNLGSPKSGDAPRGFREKPRHSEKPTKYAGSPKSSAPRVIHQPR; encoded by the exons ATGAGTGCCGTCGCGGTTTCGTCGTCGCTGAACCCGAACGCGCCGCTCTTCATCCCGGCGGCGCTGCTGCAGGTGGAGGACTTCTCGCCGCAGTGGTGGGACCTCATCACCACCACCGCCTGGTTCCGCGACCACTGGTCCCGCGAGCACGCCCACCTGGACGAGATAGCCGAGCAGCTCGAGTTGGTCGCCCTCCTTGCCTACGATGAGGATGAGGACCTCTTCTACGGCGAGCaggcccccgccgccgccgcccttaagACAG ATTCGGTGCTCAAGGCGCTGAACTTGGGTTCCCCGAAGAGCGGCGACGCCCCGCGGGGGTTCCGGGAGAAACCCAGGCACTCCGAGAAGCCGACCAAGTACGCCGGCAGCCCCAAGAGCAGCGCTCCTCGCGTGATCCACCAGCCTCGCTAG